A section of the Virgibacillus sp. NKC19-3 genome encodes:
- a CDS encoding Na(+)/H(+) antiporter subunit B, with translation MKINNVILRAVTKIVVFIILTLAVFLFLAGHNSPGGGFVGGLVLASAFVLLFIVFDIETIQHAIPFDFKKIAALGAFIAVATGFGSLLFGEPFLSQTFGYFDIPIYGEMELATVTIFEAGVALAVVGVVVTIILSISEDV, from the coding sequence TTGAAGATCAATAATGTTATCCTTCGCGCGGTTACGAAAATTGTTGTATTTATTATATTGACCTTGGCTGTGTTTTTATTCTTAGCCGGGCATAATAGCCCGGGAGGCGGATTTGTAGGAGGGCTTGTCCTAGCTTCTGCTTTCGTTTTACTCTTTATTGTTTTTGATATTGAAACCATTCAGCATGCGATTCCATTTGATTTTAAAAAAATTGCTGCATTAGGTGCATTTATTGCAGTAGCGACCGGGTTCGGCTCACTTCTATTTGGTGAACCCTTCTTGAGCCAGACTTTTGGCTATTTTGATATTCCTATTTACGGCGAAATGGAGCTGGCTACAGTTACTATTTTTGAGGCTGGTGTTGCGCTGGCGGTCGTAGGTGTTGTTGTAACGATTATTTTAAGTATTAGTGAGGATGTGTAA
- a CDS encoding Na+/H+ antiporter subunit A — MLSVNLVIIIPFLIAIIIPFINKKLTRVHIGWIVLLVPAGLFIALASYIPSIASGQTFAHTIQWIPTFGVNFTTYLDGLSLIFGLLITGVGALVVHYSIYYLSSKESLNNFYIYLLLFMGAMLGVIFSDNIMVLYVFWELTSISSFLLIAFWYHRKRSREGAQKSLLITVTGGFAMLISFIMLYVITGTLSVREIIGVIPDHTDHVLFIPAMLLLLLAAFTKSAQFPFHIWLPDAMEAPTPVSAYLHSATMVKAGIYLVARFTPVFGGDAIWFWLVTGVGILTMFWGAFNAVKQMDLKALLAYSTISQLGMIMSMFGMGSAALHNGYSTDSVIYTQATFAALFHLVNHSTFKGALFMVVGIVDHEVGTRDIRKLGGLVTLMPATFTMAAIGSFSMAGIPPFNGFLSKEMFFTVALNIMELNIFNLETWGSLIPILGWVASVLTFVYCLIIVFKTFLGPYQEEKLERPAHEAPVGMLTGPGVLSLFVVGIFFFPNILGDYLLRPAMNGIFPEFVEGLGVEIHAWHGFELELFMTIAIVVLGTLLFVTLRYWKGIYNLFPETWTFNTLYNFALHQLEEKSYPVTRFYMTGFLHDYLVYIYLFFVVVIGGTLSYTGAFSFDISDNVPISRYEWIIVMVMMVAAVSILFAKSRLTAIILNGVLGYSIAVLFVLFRAPDLALTQLVIETVTTVLFLVCYYFLPEWKKEDAPRRSKTSNAIISIGVGTVFTTVALAVQNGKLFETISGYFENAYELAGGENIVNAILGDFRAFDTMLEVVVLVIAGIGVYTLIKLKPGKEDKNVEDQ, encoded by the coding sequence TTGTTGTCTGTGAATTTGGTAATCATCATTCCATTTCTGATTGCCATTATTATTCCGTTTATCAATAAAAAATTAACACGCGTCCATATCGGTTGGATCGTTCTTCTTGTGCCTGCTGGATTATTTATTGCCTTGGCAAGTTATATTCCATCTATCGCAAGTGGACAAACGTTTGCCCATACCATCCAGTGGATCCCAACCTTTGGTGTGAACTTTACCACCTATCTTGATGGACTCAGCTTAATATTTGGACTTTTAATCACTGGAGTAGGTGCACTCGTTGTTCACTATTCCATCTACTATTTATCCTCAAAAGAATCATTGAATAATTTTTATATCTATTTACTACTATTTATGGGGGCTATGCTTGGGGTTATCTTTTCAGATAACATCATGGTTTTATATGTGTTCTGGGAATTAACAAGCATTTCATCTTTCTTATTAATTGCTTTTTGGTATCACCGCAAAAGGTCAAGAGAGGGTGCGCAGAAATCGTTACTGATTACGGTCACCGGGGGTTTTGCAATGCTGATTTCCTTTATCATGCTTTACGTGATTACAGGTACACTCAGTGTACGGGAAATTATTGGAGTAATTCCGGATCATACGGATCACGTACTCTTCATACCTGCGATGCTGCTGCTTTTACTTGCTGCTTTTACCAAATCGGCACAATTTCCGTTTCACATCTGGTTGCCTGATGCGATGGAAGCACCAACGCCTGTCAGTGCGTACTTACACTCAGCCACAATGGTAAAAGCGGGGATTTATTTGGTTGCTCGTTTTACCCCGGTATTCGGTGGGGACGCGATTTGGTTCTGGCTTGTTACAGGTGTAGGGATTCTAACAATGTTCTGGGGTGCTTTTAATGCTGTGAAGCAGATGGATCTTAAAGCACTTTTGGCCTATTCGACTATCAGTCAACTGGGTATGATTATGAGTATGTTTGGTATGGGATCTGCCGCTCTTCACAACGGCTATTCGACGGATTCTGTTATTTATACACAGGCTACGTTTGCAGCGCTTTTTCATCTTGTAAACCATTCTACCTTTAAAGGAGCACTTTTCATGGTTGTCGGGATTGTTGACCATGAAGTGGGGACAAGGGACATTCGTAAGCTTGGCGGGTTGGTTACCTTAATGCCTGCTACATTTACAATGGCTGCCATCGGGAGTTTCTCTATGGCTGGTATACCGCCTTTTAATGGTTTCCTAAGTAAGGAGATGTTCTTTACTGTTGCATTAAACATAATGGAATTAAACATTTTCAACTTGGAAACATGGGGATCTCTTATCCCAATTTTAGGTTGGGTAGCAAGTGTGTTGACCTTTGTCTACTGTTTAATCATCGTATTTAAAACATTTCTTGGCCCTTATCAAGAAGAAAAATTGGAGCGCCCCGCACATGAGGCGCCTGTCGGGATGTTAACCGGCCCTGGTGTCCTTTCGCTTTTTGTCGTTGGTATTTTCTTTTTCCCGAATATACTCGGTGATTATTTGCTCAGACCTGCGATGAACGGCATTTTCCCCGAATTTGTCGAGGGTCTAGGTGTAGAGATTCATGCGTGGCATGGGTTTGAGTTAGAATTATTTATGACGATCGCTATCGTAGTCCTTGGAACATTGTTATTTGTAACGCTTCGTTACTGGAAAGGTATTTACAATCTGTTTCCGGAAACGTGGACGTTTAATACGCTATATAATTTTGCGCTTCATCAATTGGAGGAGAAGTCATATCCTGTGACCCGTTTCTATATGACAGGATTTCTTCATGATTACCTTGTATACATCTATCTTTTCTTTGTCGTGGTCATTGGAGGAACTTTATCTTATACGGGTGCCTTTTCCTTCGATATATCGGATAACGTTCCGATTTCGAGGTATGAATGGATTATTGTGATGGTCATGATGGTGGCTGCAGTCTCTATTCTTTTTGCAAAGTCTCGTTTAACTGCCATTATTCTTAATGGCGTGCTTGGATACTCCATTGCGGTGCTATTTGTTTTATTCCGTGCGCCGGATCTGGCACTCACGCAGCTTGTGATCGAAACAGTCACCACGGTACTGTTCTTGGTATGTTATTATTTCTTACCGGAATGGAAAAAGGAAGATGCTCCAAGGCGGTCAAAAACGAGTAACGCCATCATTTCGATTGGTGTTGGAACTGTGTTCACGACGGTTGCGCTTGCTGTACAGAATGGCAAATTATTTGAGACCATATCAGGCTACTTTGAAAATGCATATGAACTTGCCGGCGGGGAAAATATTGTAAATGCTATTTTAGGTGATTTCCGTGCATTCGATACGATGCTTGAAGTAGTTGTCCTTGTTATAGCAGGGATCGGTGTTTACACACTGATCAAGTTGAAACCTGGAAAGGAGGACAAGAACGTTGAAGATCAATAA
- a CDS encoding universal stress protein has protein sequence MKKIKGRMDESILVCVYYGPNGERLIKRGHKLAQIVGCPLYVLTVDPLPYDEFDAEKSGYVDRWRELCEELDVDEFIIRDNEKRSSVKTIKEVAHNHNITQIVIGQSPQNRWEEITKGSFVNVLLRHLTFIDIHIVSTDRTLKGANENGITYEKGVRGFLRQDEDGYSLSFTRSKNNLYEGIFYKEIGTDFNNGVFKFVNNEGRTCQVHVTEDKVTGVMKEPPNLKTN, from the coding sequence ATGAAAAAAATAAAAGGTCGGATGGATGAAAGCATTCTGGTTTGTGTGTATTACGGTCCAAATGGTGAGAGACTCATTAAACGTGGTCACAAGTTGGCTCAAATCGTCGGATGTCCATTATATGTGTTAACCGTCGACCCACTTCCATATGATGAATTCGATGCAGAAAAGTCCGGCTATGTCGACCGCTGGAGAGAATTATGCGAAGAACTGGATGTGGATGAATTTATTATTCGTGACAATGAAAAGCGATCATCTGTCAAAACTATCAAAGAAGTAGCCCATAACCACAATATAACGCAAATTGTAATCGGACAAAGCCCACAAAATAGATGGGAAGAAATAACAAAAGGCTCATTTGTCAATGTTCTCCTGCGCCATTTGACGTTCATTGACATCCATATCGTATCCACGGATCGGACATTGAAAGGCGCGAATGAAAATGGCATCACCTATGAGAAAGGCGTGCGCGGCTTCCTGAGACAAGATGAAGACGGCTATAGCCTTAGCTTTACGAGATCGAAAAACAACCTCTATGAAGGTATCTTCTATAAAGAAATTGGAACAGACTTTAACAACGGCGTATTTAAATTTGTAAACAATGAAGGAAGAACCTGTCAGGTTCATGTAACAGAGGATAAAGTAACAGGGGTCATGAAAGAACCCCCAAATTTAAAAACAAATTAA
- a CDS encoding carbon-nitrogen family hydrolase codes for MKHAIYQMDIIAGDPEANRQKVERWIRQTMQEEQPDIIVLPEMWTTSYTLAQLETIADVDGEPTTSFLKDMAATYSINIIGGSFANKKPDGIYNSGIVIDAHGNVIHEYDKIHLVPMLDEPRYLTGGKEKVQVFELDGVKMGLIICYDLRFPELARSLALKDVQILYVVAEWPSARKEHWKALQVARAIENQMYVVSSNRTGSYQESDFAGASMVIDPWGNALKTGNEVAEETIIEVLSLESVPQIRKDVPVFSSRIPELYD; via the coding sequence ATGAAACATGCGATTTACCAAATGGATATCATCGCGGGGGACCCGGAGGCGAATCGGCAGAAGGTTGAAAGATGGATACGTCAGACGATGCAGGAAGAACAACCTGACATCATTGTACTTCCGGAAATGTGGACGACAAGCTATACGTTGGCACAACTTGAGACAATAGCAGATGTGGACGGGGAGCCGACGACTTCCTTTTTAAAGGATATGGCCGCTACTTACAGTATCAATATTATCGGTGGATCTTTTGCTAATAAGAAACCGGATGGAATCTATAATTCTGGTATTGTTATTGATGCGCATGGTAACGTGATCCATGAATATGACAAGATCCATCTCGTCCCCATGTTGGATGAGCCTCGGTATTTAACAGGTGGCAAAGAGAAGGTGCAGGTTTTCGAGTTGGATGGAGTGAAAATGGGGCTGATTATTTGCTATGATCTTCGCTTTCCTGAATTAGCGAGAAGTTTAGCGCTAAAAGACGTGCAAATTTTATATGTAGTGGCAGAATGGCCATCAGCGAGAAAGGAGCATTGGAAGGCATTACAAGTTGCCAGAGCTATTGAAAATCAAATGTATGTGGTTTCCAGTAATCGTACCGGTAGCTATCAGGAGTCTGACTTCGCCGGGGCGTCTATGGTGATTGATCCATGGGGAAATGCGTTGAAGACTGGCAATGAAGTAGCGGAAGAGACAATCATAGAGGTACTCTCCTTGGAATCCGTTCCTCAAATTAGGAAGGATGTGCCGGTATTTTCAAGTAGAATTCCTGAATTGTATGATTGA
- a CDS encoding ArsR/SmtB family transcription factor, which produces MEIINTTGRKREKYHVKIKYSPFWECALGIAAITNKPLLDSLERPQRYWHEIKQSLSVEVREHLDYVEENNTWKALLQLLHHRDFSTLPEFTTFIQQLSSTDFKCICLPFVGMEHQATRKRAASGDPASIHELKALTVDNMFFPAYITFICSAEVQALKTHLIAVMTGWYEKVIKPEIDQLTAILQTDYEAKARMKTKMDSEELVQWATGGIHYAPEPSVHNVLLIPHFIYRPWNIEADIEGTKVFYYPVANTSISPNDPYLPSNFLVLKHKALADEVRLRIVKLLFERNHSLQDITDKLGMGKSTIHHHLKLLRSAQLVEINDATYVLKRKAVESLAKELDLYFHQ; this is translated from the coding sequence ATGGAAATTATAAATACGACAGGCAGAAAAAGAGAAAAGTATCATGTGAAAATAAAATACTCACCATTCTGGGAGTGTGCTTTAGGAATTGCGGCTATTACAAACAAACCGTTACTAGATTCCTTAGAAAGGCCTCAAAGGTATTGGCATGAAATCAAGCAGTCATTGTCAGTGGAAGTACGTGAGCATTTGGATTATGTGGAGGAAAATAATACATGGAAAGCATTGCTTCAATTATTGCATCACAGGGATTTTTCAACGTTACCGGAGTTTACAACCTTCATACAGCAGCTCTCTTCTACAGATTTTAAATGTATATGTTTGCCTTTTGTTGGAATGGAGCACCAAGCAACAAGGAAAAGAGCGGCAAGTGGAGACCCCGCCTCCATTCATGAATTGAAAGCGTTAACCGTTGATAATATGTTTTTCCCAGCGTATATAACATTTATTTGCAGTGCTGAAGTCCAAGCACTGAAGACGCATCTGATTGCTGTAATGACAGGATGGTATGAAAAGGTAATCAAGCCGGAGATAGATCAGCTTACGGCTATACTGCAAACAGACTATGAAGCAAAAGCACGTATGAAAACAAAAATGGATAGTGAAGAACTGGTTCAGTGGGCGACCGGCGGTATTCATTATGCTCCTGAGCCTAGTGTGCATAATGTGTTATTAATTCCCCATTTTATTTATCGGCCTTGGAATATTGAGGCAGATATTGAAGGGACAAAGGTATTTTACTACCCGGTTGCCAATACGAGCATTTCACCGAATGATCCCTATTTGCCAAGTAACTTTTTAGTCCTAAAGCATAAAGCATTAGCGGACGAGGTTAGACTGCGAATAGTTAAGTTACTGTTTGAGCGAAATCATTCGTTGCAGGATATTACAGATAAATTAGGAATGGGAAAGTCAACCATTCATCATCATTTGAAATTATTACGTTCTGCGCAGTTAGTTGAAATAAACGATGCAACGTATGTATTAAAGAGGAAAGCAGTTGAGTCATTAGCGAAAGAATTAGATTTATATTTCCATCAATAA
- a CDS encoding YrvL family regulatory protein: MPEHDHDSFYNMNRKGKIATIIGIALLIILVIGLVLGIYFVGLTGIFNLLGVEYESIWSLVLFTISFFILGTIVELFSKPVFKVLVQHLTGKMEVLWTIFTIEAVSNWIVLFTVDEFMQSITLSLETEIIVALLIAAVEIIFDKETD, translated from the coding sequence GTGCCAGAACATGATCATGACTCTTTTTACAATATGAATCGAAAAGGAAAAATAGCAACAATCATTGGCATAGCACTTCTCATTATTTTAGTGATCGGTCTTGTATTGGGGATTTATTTTGTTGGTCTGACAGGGATTTTTAATTTGCTCGGCGTCGAGTATGAATCCATTTGGTCCTTGGTTCTTTTTACGATCAGCTTCTTTATCCTGGGCACGATTGTCGAACTGTTTTCCAAACCTGTATTCAAAGTGCTCGTCCAACATCTAACCGGTAAAATGGAAGTGCTTTGGACAATATTCACGATCGAAGCTGTATCGAACTGGATCGTCCTGTTCACAGTGGACGAATTTATGCAAAGCATTACCCTTTCCTTGGAAACAGAGATTATCGTTGCGTTGCTCATTGCCGCTGTAGAGATTATTTTTGATAAAGAGACGGATTAG
- a CDS encoding ASCH domain-containing protein encodes MSNDSIVNMWEDYRKMNPNAPRGYDAWAFGDSKEMADELAKLVLAGTKTATSSNYTLYERDNEELPYAGLHNIILDGDGKAVAIIETTAVEVRPFDEVSAEHAYLEGEGDRTLDYWREVHEAFFEKEFSHINQEFNDKIPVVCETFQLVYKK; translated from the coding sequence ATGAGTAACGATTCGATCGTTAACATGTGGGAAGATTATCGAAAAATGAATCCAAATGCACCGAGAGGCTATGATGCGTGGGCATTTGGTGATTCCAAAGAAATGGCTGATGAACTTGCAAAATTAGTATTAGCAGGAACGAAAACAGCAACCTCGTCTAATTATACATTATATGAACGGGATAATGAAGAATTGCCGTATGCAGGTCTTCACAATATTATCCTGGATGGTGATGGCAAGGCTGTGGCAATCATAGAGACGACAGCAGTGGAAGTACGACCTTTTGATGAGGTTTCAGCAGAACATGCGTATTTAGAAGGGGAAGGTGATCGTACCTTGGATTACTGGCGGGAAGTGCACGAAGCCTTCTTCGAAAAGGAATTTAGTCACATTAATCAGGAATTTAATGATAAAATTCCAGTTGTTTGTGAAACGTTTCAATTGGTATATAAAAAATAA
- a CDS encoding helix-turn-helix transcriptional regulator: MDTNTYYTIEEVSQFLKISKLTVYDLIKKEELVAIRVGRQMRVEQQELERYKSRNKTGIVQEENYASGENMGSSNNHNKQVVISGQDVVLDMLSKYIETHTSLAPLRLYNGSLNSLVSMYQGGCDVVSVHLYDGDTGKYNLPYVKSLLVNHPFILINLVCRNAGIYVKQGNPQNIKGWSDLAKSQITIANREKGSGARALLDEQLRMNGISARSLKGYENELNSHFSVASAVASGQADAGVGIENASNMINVDFIPLIKEQYDLVILKTKENEELIKIIKAAVSSTEYRSQLDQLRGYDLSLTGKVIYETL, translated from the coding sequence ATGGATACTAATACATACTATACCATTGAAGAGGTTTCTCAATTTCTAAAGATATCAAAATTGACTGTTTATGATCTAATCAAAAAAGAAGAGCTTGTCGCTATTCGAGTTGGAAGGCAAATGAGGGTGGAGCAACAAGAGCTTGAAAGATATAAATCGAGAAATAAAACAGGTATCGTGCAAGAAGAAAACTATGCCTCAGGGGAAAATATGGGGTCTAGTAATAATCACAATAAACAGGTAGTCATTAGTGGTCAAGATGTCGTTTTAGATATGTTAAGTAAATATATTGAAACACATACATCTCTTGCCCCTTTACGATTGTATAATGGCAGCTTAAACAGTCTGGTTTCTATGTATCAGGGAGGATGTGATGTTGTTAGTGTCCATCTGTATGACGGGGATACAGGGAAATATAATCTGCCCTATGTCAAATCGCTATTGGTGAACCATCCCTTCATACTCATTAATCTAGTTTGTAGAAATGCAGGGATTTATGTTAAACAAGGAAACCCGCAAAACATAAAAGGGTGGAGTGATTTAGCTAAGTCGCAGATCACGATTGCTAATCGTGAAAAGGGCTCGGGAGCCAGAGCCTTACTTGATGAACAGCTACGAATGAATGGTATCTCTGCCCGTTCACTAAAAGGATATGAAAATGAGTTGAACAGCCATTTTTCCGTGGCTTCAGCTGTGGCTAGTGGACAAGCTGATGCAGGTGTTGGGATCGAAAACGCATCCAACATGATTAATGTAGACTTTATCCCTCTAATTAAGGAGCAATATGATTTAGTTATTTTAAAAACGAAGGAAAACGAGGAGTTAATCAAAATCATTAAGGCAGCCGTTAGTTCTACAGAATACCGCTCTCAATTAGACCAATTACGTGGCTATGATCTCAGTCTTACCGGCAAAGTTATATACGAAACGTTGTGA
- the modA gene encoding molybdate ABC transporter substrate-binding protein, with translation MQKQFTFIGILLCLLLIVTACANDQSTDQSSDNTETETEEEVELTISAAASLNDAMDEIQAIYQEEHPEVDLKFNFGSSGSLQQQISQGAPADLFFSAAEDKFDILVSNGDIAEEDGKALLGNELVMIVPEEEEAVTDFADLATSEAESIAIGTPESVPAGEYAKESLENMDLWEEIEPKIVYAKDVRQVLSYVETKNVDAGMVYKTDALISDEVNIVSTAASDTHAPITYPVGILKDSEHYEAAEDFYNFLQSDTALKVFEEYGFTTD, from the coding sequence ATGCAAAAACAGTTTACGTTCATCGGCATTCTATTATGTTTACTTTTGATTGTCACGGCATGTGCAAATGATCAGAGCACAGACCAATCCTCTGATAATACGGAGACGGAAACAGAGGAGGAGGTTGAACTGACCATTTCAGCGGCGGCAAGTTTGAATGATGCCATGGACGAGATACAGGCAATTTACCAAGAGGAGCATCCCGAAGTAGATCTGAAATTTAATTTTGGAAGTTCTGGTTCACTCCAGCAGCAAATCTCCCAAGGCGCACCGGCTGATCTATTTTTTTCAGCGGCAGAAGATAAATTTGATATATTGGTTAGTAACGGAGATATTGCAGAAGAAGATGGTAAAGCTCTACTCGGGAATGAACTCGTAATGATTGTCCCAGAGGAGGAAGAGGCGGTTACAGACTTTGCGGATCTTGCAACATCAGAGGCAGAAAGTATTGCCATTGGGACTCCTGAATCGGTACCCGCAGGAGAGTATGCCAAGGAATCCCTTGAAAATATGGACTTATGGGAAGAAATCGAGCCAAAAATCGTGTACGCGAAAGATGTCAGACAGGTATTATCCTATGTAGAAACTAAAAATGTTGATGCAGGAATGGTATATAAGACAGATGCTTTGATTTCTGATGAGGTCAATATCGTTTCAACGGCGGCTTCCGATACACATGCACCAATTACATATCCAGTCGGCATTCTCAAGGACTCCGAACATTACGAGGCAGCTGAGGATTTTTATAACTTCCTGCAGAGCGATACGGCATTGAAGGTGTTTGAGGAATATGGATTTACTACTGACTGA
- the modB gene encoding molybdate ABC transporter permease subunit: MDLLLTEEFLRPIWLSLKVALLAGIIVIILGTLAGRILARKKFRGEAVLETILMLPMVLPPTVVGFLLIVIFGRNSIAGQAIEWLFHQPVIFTWVAAVIASAVVAFPLMYQSAKSGFRGVDPSIEEAARVDGATERKIVLLISIPLASTSLISGSILSFTRALGEFGATLMFAGNIPGETQTIPTAIYIALNSGNMEMAWAWVISMIIISFVMLLIVQKKQG; this comes from the coding sequence ATGGATTTACTACTGACTGAGGAATTTTTACGCCCGATATGGCTGTCCTTAAAAGTTGCTTTGTTAGCCGGCATCATCGTAATTATATTGGGAACCTTGGCTGGCCGGATTTTAGCTCGAAAAAAATTCAGGGGAGAAGCTGTTTTGGAGACGATCCTTATGCTCCCTATGGTGCTTCCGCCTACGGTAGTTGGATTCTTGCTTATTGTTATCTTTGGAAGGAATAGCATAGCGGGACAGGCTATCGAATGGCTTTTTCATCAGCCTGTTATTTTTACTTGGGTAGCTGCCGTGATTGCATCTGCTGTTGTCGCATTCCCGCTTATGTACCAATCAGCGAAATCGGGATTTAGAGGAGTAGATCCGAGCATTGAAGAAGCAGCAAGGGTAGACGGCGCAACAGAGAGGAAAATAGTACTTTTGATTTCGATTCCTCTAGCCTCAACGTCACTTATCTCCGGAAGTATTTTAAGTTTCACGCGCGCTTTAGGGGAATTTGGTGCTACTTTAATGTTTGCAGGCAATATTCCAGGAGAAACGCAGACCATTCCTACAGCCATTTATATAGCCCTGAATTCCGGGAATATGGAAATGGCTTGGGCCTGGGTCATTTCTATGATCATCATCTCCTTTGTGATGCTCCTAATTGTCCAGAAAAAACAAGGATAA
- a CDS encoding NAD(P)/FAD-dependent oxidoreductase, whose protein sequence is MKRLVILGGGYGGLKVLTGLLEHQLPEDIHITMMDRNPYHSVKTEFYTIAAGTSAERDVRMDFPDDKRVNYVYGEITKIDTGNRQIWIRENDNPISYDYLVIGLGCEDDYHGVKGAAEFTHSVQTFAKARRTGLAVGNLDAYGKVTIVGAGLSGIEVASEIRESRKDLNIRLLDRGESVLKAFDTKVQEYVQEWFVKNDVDVFHHSRVEYVEEQGVCNKGVCYVDDVTIWTAGVRPNYLVRELPLEKDEQEKIVVNDYFQVPGQEHIYVVGDCASSYHSPSAQLAGQQGEQIAEVLLAVLQDKEPVKPKEIKLKGTLGSLGKSDGFGNMMQKSVTGYLPRLAKSGVLWLNKRH, encoded by the coding sequence ATGAAAAGACTAGTCATTTTAGGGGGCGGCTATGGTGGACTTAAAGTCTTGACAGGCTTATTGGAACATCAGTTGCCTGAAGATATACATATTACAATGATGGATAGAAATCCATATCATTCCGTAAAAACAGAATTTTATACAATTGCGGCGGGAACCTCAGCAGAGAGGGATGTACGCATGGATTTCCCCGATGATAAACGAGTGAATTACGTTTATGGAGAAATCACGAAAATTGATACTGGCAACAGGCAAATTTGGATCAGAGAAAACGACAACCCGATTTCTTATGATTACTTAGTGATTGGGTTAGGTTGTGAGGATGATTATCATGGCGTTAAAGGGGCAGCGGAGTTCACACATAGTGTCCAAACATTCGCCAAGGCCAGACGGACAGGACTGGCAGTCGGTAATCTGGATGCTTATGGAAAAGTCACCATCGTTGGTGCAGGTCTGAGCGGTATCGAAGTCGCTTCTGAAATTAGGGAAAGTAGAAAAGATCTAAATATCCGATTACTAGACAGGGGAGAGTCTGTATTAAAGGCATTTGATACAAAAGTTCAGGAGTACGTACAAGAATGGTTTGTAAAAAATGATGTTGACGTTTTTCACCACTCCAGGGTGGAATATGTAGAGGAACAAGGCGTGTGCAACAAAGGCGTATGTTATGTGGATGACGTCACGATTTGGACAGCAGGCGTACGGCCGAATTATTTAGTAAGGGAATTACCGCTTGAAAAAGATGAACAAGAAAAAATTGTGGTGAATGATTATTTCCAAGTTCCAGGGCAGGAACATATTTATGTCGTTGGCGACTGTGCGTCATCTTATCATTCACCAAGCGCACAACTAGCAGGACAGCAGGGAGAACAAATCGCTGAGGTGTTACTGGCTGTATTGCAGGATAAAGAACCAGTCAAGCCAAAAGAAATAAAACTGAAAGGCACGCTCGGATCCTTAGGAAAATCAGATGGATTTGGCAATATGATGCAAAAATCCGTAACCGGATACCTGCCACGATTGGCTAAGTCTGGCGTACTTTGGTTGAACAAGCGCCATTAA
- a CDS encoding class I SAM-dependent methyltransferase gives MKQNKYDDPDFFSAYAQMPRSVNGLEGAGEWHVLKTLMPRLRNKRVLDLGCGFGWHCRYAREQQARAVVGVDISAKMLQKAREKTDDPSISYIQMPMEDVDFANDPFDVVISSLAFHYTKSFEAICQSVSNSLKPGGTFLFSVEHPIFTSRNEQDWYVDDQGSRLHWPVDNYQSEGKRDTTFLSERVIKYHRTISTYINDLIHTGFHIRAVKEPMPSDEMVRSVPEMQDENRRPMFLMIAAEKEFLSTE, from the coding sequence GTGAAACAGAATAAATATGATGATCCAGATTTCTTTTCTGCATATGCGCAAATGCCTCGATCCGTTAACGGACTGGAAGGAGCGGGGGAATGGCATGTGTTAAAAACCTTAATGCCCCGTCTGCGAAATAAGCGTGTGCTTGATCTGGGATGCGGTTTTGGTTGGCATTGCCGCTATGCTCGAGAGCAACAGGCACGGGCTGTCGTTGGTGTAGACATTTCCGCAAAAATGCTTCAAAAGGCACGTGAAAAAACGGATGATCCCTCTATTTCGTATATACAAATGCCAATGGAGGACGTTGATTTTGCAAACGATCCTTTCGATGTGGTGATCAGTTCGCTAGCTTTTCATTATACGAAATCATTTGAGGCAATCTGTCAAAGCGTTTCTAATTCTCTAAAGCCAGGTGGTACTTTTTTATTCTCTGTGGAACATCCAATCTTTACGTCTAGGAACGAACAAGATTGGTATGTTGATGATCAAGGGAGTCGCCTGCATTGGCCGGTTGACAACTACCAATCAGAAGGGAAACGTGACACAACATTCTTATCAGAGCGTGTTATAAAATACCATCGCACGATTTCAACCTACATCAACGATCTAATTCATACTGGTTTTCATATCAGGGCAGTCAAGGAACCAATGCCTTCTGATGAAATGGTGAGGTCTGTACCTGAAATGCAAGATGAAAATCGAAGACCCATGTTTTTAATGATAGCAGCAGAAAAGGAATTTTTATCAACGGAATGA